In Niallia sp. FSL W8-0635, one genomic interval encodes:
- a CDS encoding inorganic phosphate transporter, whose protein sequence is MNTLLILTILIVVFALAFDFINGFHDTANAIATAVSTKALKPKHAIIMAACMNFVGAMTFTGVAKTITKGIVDPFELTNGSLVILAALISAIIWNLVTWYFGIPSSSSHAIIGSIAGAAIASSGFASLNYNGFIKIIQALIISPILAFIVGFIIYSIFKFFFRDLNLTKTNRRFRYFQIFTAALQSFTHGTNDAQKAMGIITMALLANNYVSTGDVPFWVQFACATAMGLGTSVGGWRIIKTVGGNIMKIRPVNGVAADITGAMIIFGSTLIHLPVSTTHVISSSILGVGSSHRLKGVKWGTAQRMVITWVITLPISASIAAICYYILHFFF, encoded by the coding sequence ATGAATACATTACTAATACTTACTATATTAATCGTTGTCTTTGCATTAGCATTTGATTTTATCAACGGCTTTCATGATACAGCTAATGCTATTGCTACTGCAGTATCGACGAAAGCGTTAAAGCCAAAGCACGCAATTATTATGGCAGCATGTATGAACTTTGTTGGTGCCATGACTTTTACTGGTGTTGCAAAGACAATTACAAAGGGTATCGTAGATCCTTTTGAATTAACAAATGGTTCTCTCGTTATCCTTGCTGCATTGATTTCCGCTATTATCTGGAATTTAGTTACATGGTATTTCGGGATACCAAGTAGTTCATCCCATGCAATTATTGGATCAATCGCTGGGGCAGCCATAGCTTCTTCCGGTTTTGCATCTCTTAATTACAATGGCTTTATTAAGATTATTCAGGCATTGATTATTTCACCAATCCTTGCCTTTATCGTTGGATTTATCATTTACTCCATCTTTAAATTCTTCTTTAGGGATTTAAATTTAACAAAAACAAATAGGCGATTCCGTTATTTTCAAATATTTACGGCCGCATTGCAATCCTTTACACATGGTACAAATGATGCTCAAAAAGCCATGGGGATTATCACCATGGCATTATTAGCTAATAATTATGTTTCCACAGGCGATGTGCCATTTTGGGTGCAGTTTGCTTGTGCTACAGCAATGGGACTTGGAACATCTGTTGGTGGATGGAGAATTATAAAAACAGTCGGTGGCAATATTATGAAGATTCGTCCAGTAAATGGAGTGGCTGCTGATATAACAGGAGCAATGATCATTTTTGGATCTACCTTAATCCACCTGCCAGTTAGTACAACCCATGTTATTTCTTCTTCTATTCTTGGTGTTGGTTCATCCCACCGTTTAAAAGGGGTTAAATGGGGAACTGCACAAAGAATGGTTATTACTTGGGTAATCACATTACCAATTTCAGCAAGTATCGCTGCCATTTGTTACTATATTCTTCATTTCTTTTTTTAA
- a CDS encoding DUF47 domain-containing protein gives MVFKKQDKFAVMLKNIASNLKEGADFFADYKLTNVSDLKTFSETMKEIETKGDTYVHEVITELNKAFITPIEREDILALTMSMDDVLDGLEHTAALFEMYNIISADEYMLRFVEEIKNCAVEIDKAVDLLTTKKLPKIREYAIRIKDHESKCDGILRQSIKNLFSVEKDPIRIIQYKEVYENLEDIADYCQSVANTLESIIMKNA, from the coding sequence ATGGTTTTTAAAAAACAAGATAAGTTTGCTGTTATGTTAAAAAATATCGCTTCAAATTTAAAAGAAGGAGCAGACTTTTTTGCTGACTATAAATTAACAAACGTTAGCGATTTAAAAACTTTTTCTGAAACAATGAAAGAAATCGAAACTAAAGGTGATACATATGTTCATGAAGTAATCACTGAATTAAATAAAGCCTTTATTACACCGATTGAAAGAGAAGACATTCTTGCTCTAACGATGAGTATGGATGATGTATTGGATGGTTTAGAACACACAGCAGCACTATTTGAAATGTACAATATTATTAGCGCTGATGAATATATGCTTCGCTTTGTGGAAGAAATCAAGAATTGTGCAGTGGAAATTGATAAAGCAGTAGATCTGCTTACAACAAAAAAATTACCTAAAATTAGAGAATACGCGATTAGAATTAAAGACCATGAATCAAAATGTGATGGTATTTTACGTCAATCTATTAAAAACTTATTCTCCGTAGAAAAAGATCCTATTCGCATTATCCAATATAAAGAAGTGTACGAAAATCTTGAGGATATTGCAGACTACTGTCAAAGTGTTGCAAACACACTTGAAAGTATTATTATGAAGAACGCGTAA
- a CDS encoding GNAT family N-acetyltransferase, with protein sequence MDDKILIRKTLETELTYVRKTEKDPTNSPFILQWSLQEHKKALTDNPNILHLLVVERSSNKPVGYVLINGLEDENDSLEIKRIAFSEKGKGYGRKMLQLIKKWAFTEKKANRLWLEVVDHNERAKSLYESEGFKVEGLQREAIKINNNYQSIYMMSLLSREYHCSE encoded by the coding sequence ATGGATGACAAGATTCTTATTCGAAAAACACTAGAGACGGAATTAACTTATGTGAGAAAAACAGAAAAAGATCCTACTAATAGTCCCTTTATATTACAATGGTCATTACAGGAACATAAAAAGGCACTCACTGATAACCCTAATATCTTGCATTTACTTGTTGTCGAAAGATCATCGAATAAACCAGTTGGGTATGTCCTAATAAATGGATTGGAAGATGAAAATGATAGCTTGGAAATAAAGAGAATCGCATTTTCGGAAAAAGGAAAAGGATATGGAAGAAAAATGCTCCAATTAATTAAAAAATGGGCTTTTACTGAAAAGAAAGCAAATCGGCTATGGCTTGAAGTAGTAGATCATAACGAACGTGCAAAATCTCTTTATGAATCAGAAGGATTTAAGGTAGAGGGATTGCAGCGAGAAGCGATAAAAATAAATAATAATTATCAATCCATCTATATGATGTCTTTATTAAGTCGAGAATATCATTGCAGTGAATGA
- a CDS encoding SDR family oxidoreductase: MEKQVVLITGANSGFGQLMALEFAKEGYMVIASMRDKNKSKQLFDTATKMGVISNINIISLDITSAQSIESLKIILQKIGQVDLLINNAGYAGAGFSEEIPIEEYQLQMDTNFFGAIRVTQCVLPFMREQGKGMIINMSSISGEIGFPGLSPYVSSKFALEGWSEAIRLELAPFSIPVILVEPGSFQTNIWTTGKKVTIKSTMSSSPYFSYMEQLDTYLQRNRKKDGKPIDVAKKVVTIAQTKHPKLRYVIGKGTRSTILLKNILPWKWWEKIVLFILK; encoded by the coding sequence GTGGAGAAACAAGTAGTCCTAATAACAGGAGCAAACAGTGGATTTGGACAATTAATGGCGCTAGAATTTGCCAAAGAAGGTTATATGGTTATAGCATCAATGAGAGATAAGAATAAAAGTAAACAATTATTCGATACCGCAACAAAAATGGGGGTAATATCCAATATTAATATCATCTCTTTGGATATTACTTCTGCCCAATCTATAGAAAGCTTAAAAATAATTTTGCAGAAAATTGGACAAGTTGATTTATTAATAAATAATGCTGGTTATGCAGGAGCTGGTTTTTCTGAGGAAATTCCAATTGAAGAATATCAGCTGCAAATGGATACGAATTTTTTTGGAGCGATTCGAGTTACTCAATGTGTGCTTCCATTTATGCGAGAGCAAGGAAAAGGGATGATTATTAATATGAGTAGTATAAGTGGAGAAATTGGGTTTCCAGGTTTATCTCCATATGTTTCCTCTAAGTTTGCATTAGAAGGATGGAGTGAGGCTATAAGATTAGAGTTGGCTCCTTTTTCTATTCCAGTAATCCTTGTGGAACCTGGTTCTTTTCAAACTAATATTTGGACAACAGGGAAGAAGGTAACTATAAAATCTACCATGTCTTCGTCTCCGTATTTTTCATACATGGAACAATTGGATACATATTTACAAAGAAATAGAAAAAAGGATGGAAAACCCATCGATGTGGCTAAAAAAGTAGTTACAATCGCGCAAACAAAGCATCCAAAATTGCGCTATGTAATTGGGAAAGGAACGAGAAGTACAATCCTATTAAAGAATATATTACCATGGAAATGGTGGGAGAAAATCGTTCTATTTATCTTAAAGTAA
- a CDS encoding aldo/keto reductase → MVNSIEHKVKLHNGVEIPQLGIGVFKVEDGDTVIHTVKTALDLGYRSIDTAAIYKNEEGVGKAIKESAVSRESLFITTKVWNEEQGYDSTLRAFETSLKKLDLDYLDLYLIHWPGKDKYVETWKAFERLYDEGVVKAIGVSNFQEHHLDHLLASAKEKPTVNQIELHPRLSQEKLREYCQKKDIKIEAWSPIAKGRLINEPTLNYIAKKHDKTPVQVILRWHLQNGHIIIPKSIHPERIKENAEIFDFQLSLVEMDQIDRLNMNERLGSNPDEVIF, encoded by the coding sequence TTGGTCAATAGCATCGAACATAAAGTGAAGCTACATAATGGAGTAGAGATACCTCAATTAGGTATTGGAGTCTTTAAAGTAGAAGATGGAGATACGGTTATTCATACTGTAAAAACTGCTTTGGATCTTGGTTATCGTTCTATTGATACTGCCGCCATTTATAAGAATGAAGAAGGGGTGGGTAAAGCAATAAAAGAAAGCGCTGTCTCTAGAGAATCGCTGTTTATTACCACAAAAGTTTGGAATGAAGAGCAAGGATATGATTCCACTCTACGTGCATTTGAAACAAGTTTAAAGAAGTTAGATTTAGATTATCTAGATTTATATTTAATTCATTGGCCAGGGAAAGATAAATACGTAGAAACGTGGAAAGCATTTGAAAGGCTGTATGACGAAGGAGTCGTTAAGGCAATTGGTGTAAGTAATTTTCAGGAACATCATTTAGATCATTTACTTGCAAGTGCAAAGGAGAAGCCAACTGTTAATCAGATTGAACTCCATCCACGACTATCTCAAGAGAAATTAAGAGAGTACTGTCAGAAAAAAGATATAAAAATTGAAGCTTGGTCACCAATTGCAAAAGGTCGCTTAATAAATGAACCAACTCTTAACTATATTGCAAAAAAACACGACAAGACACCAGTTCAAGTTATTTTGCGCTGGCATCTGCAAAATGGACATATAATTATTCCAAAATCCATTCATCCGGAAAGAATAAAAGAAAATGCAGAGATATTTGATTTTCAACTTAGCTTAGTAGAAATGGATCAAATAGATCGATTAAATATGAATGAAAGACTTGGAAGTAATCCAGATGAAGTGATATTTTGA